CCGAAAAAAATTCTGCCGGATTGGTAGCCCCATATTTATCTAAAAAAGTGTGTCCCCTTCTAAATTTTAACCTTTTGTAAGCTTTTGCGATAATTTGTGTCCACTCATCATCTCTCATAACATCTCCATCATCATCAATACCGGCAGTAAGGCCATAACGATCATCCAGAAAGTGAGAAAATTCGTGATAAATCAGATTTTGTCCGCTATCTCTTTCTTCACCATAAAGCTGGTTTTCGATATCTTTCCACGACAGTACGATAATGCCGGCCTGCCAATATTCTCCTGCTCTTGACTCAAATCCCTCTTCCACAATTCCTCCATCGTTATATTGGTGAACAGGAGCAACATAATCGTCGGGATACACTAATATGGATTGCAAATCTCCATAATAGTCTGCCTTTTCCTCAAGTATCAATATTGCTGCATACGCTGCAATGATCACACTCTTTTCCATTGTCATCTCCAGTCCGCCACAACCTTCAAAGTGCTTTTCGTCTAACAGAACAACCACTCTTTTATGCAGCAACGCCCTGTATTTTTCCGGCAGCAGCTGATAGACAGGAACTTTTCTCTTTAAAATCCTGAGCAGATCTTCAGGTATGGGTCTGCCGGTAATCCATTTTCTTTTCAGGAATCTAAACACAGTCTGTTTTACTTTTTACAATTTCTAAAAATTCTGCTGATATCTGTACATCCACCATTGGCTGTGATGCAGTAAGATACATTAATCCAATCTTTTCCCGAATCGATCGCCATTTATTGAAAAACATGTTGGAGAGTGTTCTACAAATCTCCTACATTTCATGAAATAAAAAGATGGGATGGACTACTTTACAATCACATATCAACAATTCAGTAACAGCTTGATTGCTGAAGATATTGTTATAAGTCCCCACGCCTACCCGTCTACATAAGTACATCTTCCCTTTTTCATCTATTCCTTACAGCGAATAGATCAGACTTACCGTTTTACTAATACCAATCAAAAATCAGAGTACCATCATGAGTAAACACAAGAAACGTTCATGGGCTGAACCCTATAAAATCAAAATGGTTGAACCGGTGAAAATGACCACCCGCGAGGAGCGTCAAAAAGCTATTGAAGAGGCCGGATTCAATACTTTCCTGTTACGATCAGAAGAAGTCTACATCGACCTGCTTACTGATAGCGGAACATCTGCAATGAGTGACCGGCAATGGGCCGGAATGATGATGGGCGATGAAGCCTACGCCGGTAGCCGGAATTTTTATCATCTCGAAGACGCCGTTCGGAAATACTACGGCTATAAGCATATTGTGCCCACTCACCAGGGCCGAGCAGCCGAGCATATTATCTCCCAGCTAATGATCAAAGAGGGAGATTTCATTCCCGGAAATATGTATTTCACAACTACAAAACTGCACCAGGAACTGGCCGGCGGTACATTTGTGGACGTTATTATTGACGAAGCGCACGATCCCGAAAGCGAGCATCCGTTTAAGGCAGATATCGATCTGAATAAACTGGAAGAGCTGATTAAAGAGAAAGGCGCTGACCGTATCCCATATGTCTCAATAGCCACTACAGTAAATATGGCCGGCGGACAACCCATTTCATTGAGTAACCTAAAAGAAGTTCGGAAGCTCACAGAAAAATACGACATCCCTATTGTTCACGATATGACACGTGTTGCTGAAAATGCATACTTCATCAAAGATCGTGAGCCCGGTTACGCCGATAAATCTATCCCGGAGATTGTTAAAGAGATCTGTTCGTTAACTGATGCCGCCACCATGAGTTCAAAAAAAGATGCATTGGTAAACATAGGTGGATTTTTAGCAGTAAATGATGAAGAACTATTTGACAAAGCCCGAAACATGGTTGTGATTTATGAAGGACTTCACACCTATGGCGGAATGGCCGGACGCGATATGGAAGCACTTGCCATCGGTATTTCCGAATCTGTAGATTATGATCACATTCGTGCACGGGTAGGACAGGTGATCTATCTTGGTGAGAAACTGATTCAAATGGGAGTTCCTGTGGTTAAACCGATTGGAAGCCACGGTGTATTCCTGGACGCCAAAAAAATTCTGCCTCACCTGAGTCAGGATCAACTTCCTGCTCAGTCGTTAGCATCGGCGATCTATCTCGATTCGGGTGTTCGATCGATGGAACGCGGAGTCGTTTCTGCAGGACGAAATCCTGA
This is a stretch of genomic DNA from Rhodohalobacter barkolensis. It encodes these proteins:
- a CDS encoding tyrosine phenol-lyase, with translation MSKHKKRSWAEPYKIKMVEPVKMTTREERQKAIEEAGFNTFLLRSEEVYIDLLTDSGTSAMSDRQWAGMMMGDEAYAGSRNFYHLEDAVRKYYGYKHIVPTHQGRAAEHIISQLMIKEGDFIPGNMYFTTTKLHQELAGGTFVDVIIDEAHDPESEHPFKADIDLNKLEELIKEKGADRIPYVSIATTVNMAGGQPISLSNLKEVRKLTEKYDIPIVHDMTRVAENAYFIKDREPGYADKSIPEIVKEICSLTDAATMSSKKDALVNIGGFLAVNDEELFDKARNMVVIYEGLHTYGGMAGRDMEALAIGISESVDYDHIRARVGQVIYLGEKLIQMGVPVVKPIGSHGVFLDAKKILPHLSQDQLPAQSLASAIYLDSGVRSMERGVVSAGRNPETGEHNYPKLELVRLTIPRRVYTQAHMDVVAESVEAVYENAKDIKGLKFVYEPEYLRFFQSRFEVL
- a CDS encoding zinc-dependent peptidase, coding for MFRFLKRKWITGRPIPEDLLRILKRKVPVYQLLPEKYRALLHKRVVVLLDEKHFEGCGGLEMTMEKSVIIAAYAAILILEEKADYYGDLQSILVYPDDYVAPVHQYNDGGIVEEGFESRAGEYWQAGIIVLSWKDIENQLYGEERDSGQNLIYHEFSHFLDDRYGLTAGIDDDGDVMRDDEWTQIIAKAYKRLKFRRGHTFLDKYGATNPAEFFSVATELFFQKPQKLLQENKKLYTLLQNFYGLDPIRWK